The following nucleotide sequence is from Hevea brasiliensis isolate MT/VB/25A 57/8 chromosome 7, ASM3005281v1, whole genome shotgun sequence.
ACAAAAAGAATTCAAAACAACAGGTTTTAAAGAAACAAAACCTCAAGAAACCTTTGAATTATAAAAGAAACCTCTTCCAAAATCAATCCCAAAATTACAAACAGAAAGTGAATTCAAAATCTCTGAATCCACTAACAATCATAAATCATTACGAAAGGAAGAACTagtcattcaaaatttgagtatTAATTCTTCAACTTCCTCTTCAAACTCTAACTAGGAGTCCGAAGAAAACATGCCTTTACAAAAAGATGGATTAGTTAATAATTCATCCAATTCGGATTCTAAAATTGAATctgaagaaaatgcaaaaaatatcaacatgcttttaaaaaaatcaagaattagtcttagatgttttaaagcatgaaaattaagaaaaattacaaAACCCTCCCGTCCAATGCctccaaagagaaataaaaattacTAAGAATGAGCTTAAACAGCTTAAAGAGAAAAAGGCATAGGACTCAAAAGCAATCCAGCTTTTGTTTTCAAAACCCCATGAAGAAtctgagaaaaataaagaaaatagtttggaaactcaaaaacctccagaagattttcttttcatcctcaatcagattacctccagaaaataTTTAATACAAATTACCATTATTTTTCCAAAAGATTTCAAAATcaatacaattgccttatttgatacaggagcagatttgaactgtattaaagaaggaattgttccaaagaaattttatgaaaaaaccaCAGAAAAACTTTTAGCtgcaaataattcaaaaatgACTATTAGCTATAAGATAGAAGCCTCCATAGCTAATAgtgattttcttttcaaaacctcattcataattgttcaagatattcatcatagtgtaatcttagggactcctttcattaacttgataactccctacaaggttaacgatgataatatctccttcaaaactacaaaacaaactcttgttttctctttcattacaaaaccaaaaacaagaaatctcaatattataaaagcttgttccatttataataatgagattaatattttaataaagggaaaaaagcaacacttgttgtatttacagcaagatgtttctttaacaagaattaaaaaataattacaaaatgatttggtaaaaaagaaaatttcggatttcaaaacccaaattgaaagagaaatttgttctgatttaccaaatgccttttggaatcgaaaacaacatatggtagatttaccatatgaaaatgATTTTGATGAAAAACAGATACCTACAAAAGCCAGACCAATCCAAATGAATGCTGAACTAGAGCAACACTGTCGTTCAGAAATTTTGGATTTAAAGAAAAAAGGATTAATTACAGAATCTAGATCTCCTTGGAGTTGTGCAGctttttatgtaaacaaaaattcaaaaataGAAAGAGGCACTCCTGGATTAGTAATCAATTACAAACCTTTGaataaagctttgaaatggatcaggtatccacttccaaacaaaaaagatcttttacaaaaacttcattctgcatttttattttctaaatttgatatgaaatcaggattttggctaatacaaattgatccaaaagatagatacaaaaccgcattcacagttccctttggacagtatgagtggaaagtcatgccttttggcctaaaacatgccccatcagaatttcaaagaattatgaatgaaatcttTAATCCATATTCAAAATTTTGCATAGTCTATATAGATGATGTTCTTGTGTTCTCGGAGTCAATTGAACAACACTTCAAACACTTAAGAACATTCTTCTCTGTTACGAAACGAAATGGCCTTGCCATTTCAAAATCAAAGATTTCTCTTTTCCAAACCAGAGTTAGATTTCTAGGTCATTACATATCTCAAGGAACCATTACTCCAATAGAGAGAAGTCTagaattttcaaataaatttcctGACAAAATCCTGGATAAAACCCAGCTACAGAGATTCTTAGGTAGCTTGaattatgtcttagatttttgTCCAAATATTAACCGTCTAGCAAAATCGTTGCATGATATGTTAAAGAAAAACCCTGTTCCATGGACAGATCATCACACTGAAGTGATCCGTCATATTAAAAAATAGGTCCAAACCATTCATTCTCTGCATTTAGCAGATCCATTAGCCTCTAAGGTAGTCGAGACAGATGCTTCAGAGTTAGGTTAtggtggaattttaaaacaagttcaaaacggaaaagaacaaatagttcaattccattctgcacattgaaatgattgtcaaaagaaatactctaccatcaaaaaagagattctttcaattgtcatgtgcatacaaaaatttcaaagtgatttattaaataaaaattttttgcttagaattgattgcaaatcagccaaagaagttttgcaaaaagatgttcaaaatcttgcatcaaaacaaatttttgcacgatggcaagcaattttaattattttttattttgaaattgaatttataaaaggaGATACAAATTCCATCCCAGACTTTCTAACCAGAGAATTTCTTCAAAACAGGCCAATGCCCATAAAGAAAAATACCAAGGCTGAAGCCTCAACCAAACCCTACAAAACCAACCATCTCTTCTGCAAAACCTATTCAAACTTGGGCAGACATAGtcgaagcagaagaagaagatcaaACAAAACTCATTGAATCTCAGGCTCCAGAAACAGACAACCATATTAAAAAATGGATAGAATCACTGTCCAAATCTCTTGAAGTTCTTCAGGCACTACAAAACATAACTCAGGCCAATCAGGCCCAAAAAGGTAAATCTACAAAACTTATTTCCAAAACCCAGGATAAAGGAGAGTCTTCCTCCCAAAAAACCCTTTCTCAAACTTTTCAAAACATTTCTCAAGCCCATGAGATTTTACAAATAGATTTTCAAACCGATGTTTCCCAACCAAATTCTTCTCACATAGTTTTgtctcaaacaaaattaaaaaagaagtctTCAGAATGGATTACAAAAACCCATTTTCAAAATGTTTTGATCATAGAGGATGAGTTTTTACTCCAAAATGCCTCTATGGCAATTTCAAAAGCCTTTACAAAAGGATGGCATTACAAACCTTGGGATCCTTCTAAAACCCGAGCCTACTACCAGGCAATACTTGAATTTACTGGCTCAgcaaaattcaaacatttttatctAAAAGAAAATCATGCTGATCCGGCTTATTCAACTTGCCACATACAAAACATCCTTAATCCTTCTGATTGGGGACAAGAGCTTACAAAACCAAAGATCTTTCCTTTATCATTCCAAAACAGGGTGGACCACTGCCAGCATTTCAATTATTGGTATTATCAGCAGGCATGGTATAATACCTTCCTCATATAAAACCACAAGAATAGCCATTCTTGgcttttttatttccaaaaaacatttgacccttccaaaaccccttcatggtttgctcagtggtggaagtattttggtgcactacctgaaattcttacactagaaatatcaaagtgtTTAAACTTTTCAAAACCCAATACAAACCCTCACCCAAAGAGAAAAGGTTTCCTCCTcttctcttattttcttcaaAATTCTTTTTACGTTGGGTTTTTATCTAGTTTTTTGAATTTCGACCCCAAGATAGATTGAATACAATCATCAGAAGGTTCAAGGTAAAATGGTGGGATTCATTTAATAGCCCAGAAACAATTACAAACTAAGGAGTAAAAACCTGGCTTAAGGAAAAAAACCTTTTGCCACCAATTCCTATACAAAACTTTTCAAATCAATTATTTTTGGCCCAAAGATTACATGCCATGGCAAGATTAGCAGGagctaaaaatgatgaagaatattttgcaATAATGGAACAATTATTGCAAAACAGAACTAATTCTTCTGCAGCCAATTCTGATTCAGAACCCATCATAGACTTGGgagatgatgatgaagaaggttgtggtacctcttcacaaatacaaaatctgttattaaaaataaaaaaaaagaggaaaaaaaagatCGGCAAAAGAAACttatggcggcaaaattatccattttcttttcattttccttttatttataatttttgtaattatttttactTTTGTAATATTCTCTTTTTTCTCTTCCTTTATTTCAAAAGCAGACATGATACTGTTCACCTGTCATATCTTGTACTGTTTATTTTTTACTGTTCGCATGTGAAGAAGACAAGAAACACTGTTCACACATGAAGGCATCAAGTGGCAGGCACTGTTCAAAACTTACAAAATTACAAAACTGCCCTTGGACACTTCTATATAAGGAGGCACCTATCCAAGGCAAAGGGAAGCTACTTCAAACCATTCTTCAAGCTTTTTTAGCCCAAGCTTCTCCCTTTCAAGCTTCTCAAGCCGAGAGAAACCGAAGAAAGTCCTGAAGGAGTTTCACCCCGAGGTGAAGAAAGGAGCAAGAAGGTCACTTCCCATCCTGTCCTACCTCTACCTTACCAACAAACCTACAAACCCtgtaacttccttgtagtagatcttaggaagctcatgtgctgagcaacctttgtaagttCTACctggaattacatctccaaaatatttgtacaaatcttacaaaatttataagattttgaagtaagttttcttcaatttcttttacaaatttttaaatttattttgcatgcatatggtcggttcaacggcctgatctgcataaatatacgtatatatatattcataacggactggctctgcctcctattgaatatatacatgtatattcatatttaaatttcaagtttaattttatttttgttaagtatatatattcttaacagACTGGCTCTGcgcctatagaatatatatatttctttaatttacaaatttaattttcattgctgaagatttttctttcttgtacattttatttatttctttaattgtttATATATTATTCAAGATCTAGATTGTTGTTTCTTCCCAGTTAGCTCATCCCCTTTCAATCCGGTGCGTCCttggtgtgtgtgtatatatatatatatatatatatatatatatatatatatatatatgatcttGAAAGTACGTTATTCACTCTTTTATTCCAAGATTCTCCTCTATTTTCTTCACCCTGGTGAACAGGAAAGTAAAATGCAGCTGCGGATTAGCTGTGAAAGGATGTTTTAACTTGTAATTGGCTAATAGCCACTTTTTGTTTTGCTTGATAGTATTTTGCGGGATGGTTGGGTTACTGTGCCATGCATTatgcagtaaaaaaaaaaaaagaaataaataaaatgaagtcAATAATTGGGCAGACGAATATTATGGTGCTGTACCATCAAAAGCCGAGGGTAGATTGGTCATTGAAGAAAAGCGTTCCCCAGACAAAGCTGGCCCGGAGGCCATAACACTCTGTCCACTCCTCtttgttatatttaataatttgttTTCCAATTGTCTAATGGTTTTGCCTTCCCTCGCATTCTCCTCTCTCATATTccgtgtttcttcttcttcttctgttctgATAGAAAGATTCTGTCTGAGTCATTCATTTCCATCTCAGAGTGCCAAACAAAGCCTTAAATAATGTAATAAAACCTAAATATAATAAAAGATTCAGCAATTGCCTAATGCAAGAGACGCTCCTCGGTGTATTTCAACCCAACTCCGCCGCAGATAAAGAAGACAAACAAATCGAACTCCTTGTCCCGTCTCCTTGCCACTTGGTGGGCACCCGGACCCTATCGCAGCCCAGCTGCCGGCGCGTGAATCCCACGCGCGGCGAAATCACAGCCGTTGTTTCTGAAAGGATCCTCCCCAACGGCGACATTTACACCGGGACTTTGTCCGGTAGCGTGCCTCACGGGAAGGGAAAGTACCTGTGGTATGATGGCTGCATGTACGAAGGTGAGTGGAAGAGAGGCAAAGCCTGCGGGAATGGCAAGTTCTCATGGCCGTCAGGAGCCACATACGAGGGCCAGTTTAAGGACGGCCGGATGGACGGTCACGGCACGTTTATAGGCCTCGACGGTGACACATACAAAGGGCAGTGGCTGTCAGACCGGAAGCACGGCTTTGGTGAGAAGCGGTACGCCAATGGAGATGTGTACCAAGGCTGGTGGAGGTCCAACTTGCAGGATGGTGAAGGGAAGTACAGGTGGAGCAATGGGAACGAATACTCCGGCCAGTGGAAGCATGGGGTGATTGATGGAAAGGGTGTTTTGATTTGTGCCAACGGGAACAGATATGAAGGGCTGTGGGAAAATGGTGTTCCTAAAGGGAAAGGGGTCTTCACTTTTTCTAATGGGAATAACAGAAATGAAGGGAATTTCAAGGATGCTAGGAAGAGGTCGTCTGTGGATTCCAATGTTCCCAGGATTTGTATATGGGAATTGGATGGAGAAGCTGGAGATATTACCTGCGATATTGTTGACAATTTGGAGGCTTCAATAATGTCATATGATGATAAAGATGGTGACAGTAATGTTAATGGTAATGGTAAGGAGAATCACAATGCCAGAGCAAGAGAGGCTGGGCAGTGCCAGAAAAGCCCTTGTAGCTCTGCTGATGATGATGTTAAGAAACCAGGGCAAACGATTTCAAAAGGGCATAAGAATTATGATCTAATGCTTAACCTTCAATTGGGTATCAGGTATTTTTGAATGATCCACTGGTTATTGTTGGTTAAATCTGATTGTTCATTAATATTCCTTGATTTGAATTAAAGGGTATATCTATCTTTCTGTGTAGGTATTCTGTGGGGAAGCATGACTCGATGATAAGGGAACTGAGGCAATGTGATTTTGATCCCAAGGAGAAGTATTGGACGAGGTTTCCACCGGAAGGATCAAAATCTACGCCGCCACATCAGTCAGTTGACTTCAAATGGAAGGATTACTGTCCCATGGTTTTCAGGTATTTGCTTTCATTTACTCTGCTTTCTCTCTATTTGATCTCTCTTATTCCGAACCAAAGAAAAGAGCAGTTCTGTGCCCAAGAAGCAGCGACTTGAATACATTTCTGATCTTATATATTATGTTGGTGATTGGCTTTGTTTGTTATTTAGACATCTGAGGGAATTGTTTGCAATAGATCCGGCGGATTACATGGTAGCTATTTGTGGAAATGATGCACTTAGGGAATTTTCTTCCCCTGGAAAGAGTGGAAGCTTCTTTTACCTGACGCAAGACGACAGATTTATGATAAAAACTGTGAAGAAATCCGAAGTTAAGGTTTGTTAGCCTCACTCTCGGACTTCTTAATCACCACACATTAGAAGGAATTATACTCTAGAAACTGTAGAAAAGTGCTTGTAACTCTAGTAGCAAAATTTAGAATGGCTGATTTGCTTTGTTATCAGTATTCCAGTTTTAACTTCTTGGACACATACTTTTTACATACATTTATTGTCCAGATTATGGATAGATATTGACCACCCCTTGGTAACCATATTCAGGTTCTCATTAGGATGCTTCCAAGTTATTACCAACATGTTTGCCAGTACAAGAACTCCTTAGTAACAAAGTTCTTTGGTGTACATTGTGTGAAATCAGTTGGAGGTCAAAAGGTATGCTTAGAGAATGGAATTTTTTTGTCATTGCTTTTATTGCCAAGAGCTTGCCAAAATCTTATAATGCAATGTATAACCAGATCCGTTTTATTGTAATGGGCAATTTGTTTTGTTCCGAGTACCGTATCCATAAACGCTTTGACCTGAAGGGTTCTTCTTATGGCCGCGCTACTGACAAAGCTGAGGGACAAATTGATGAGACAACCACACTTAAAGACCTGGATCTTAATTTCATTTTTCGCCTTGAACGGTCATGGTATCAAGAACTCATCAGGTAAATCCACAGTATAGTTCTATTCCTCTATTGATTATTGCTATTAATATCTTTTTAATTTTCCTGTCCCTTTTGCTTCTTCTATCTTGAGGCATCTTTTAATGTATTAGGAAATTTGTTACATAATATATTATGCTTTCAGGCAAATATATAGAGATTGTGAGTTCTTAGAAGCTGAAGGGATCAtggattatagtcttttaattggTCTTCACTTCCGTGATGAGGTGAAGATGCCACTAAAAGTCCTTTATTTTGGTAAATTGCCTTGCTCCATTAATATTTGCTAAATATTGAATTTAACATTTGAGAAAAAGCTAAAGTAATTGGAAGAGTACGAGCTAATGTCCTGCTGTGTGACTTTATCAGAAAAAAGAAATATGTGTCAGGATAAGACCTCAATGCGAGGTTATCACCTGCTGCCAGATATGGATTGGGTTATGGAAGGACGGTGTGTATACTTTTCTAAAGtcaaaactgattttttttttttgtttcctgATTTTCTGATCCTAATCGCTGTATTTTTATTTATGATATGCATTAGGTGTTAGCTTTTCAATTGCCATAAATTctcatcacacacacacacacacacgcacacagaGTTTTCCCTTTCCATTGCTTGTATAGACTTCTTTAATGTTCCTTCAAATGTTAAATCATTTTAGAGACAAATTTAATATGATGTTTGGGGAATGTCTGCAAGTGAAGTGGTGGCATGGAATTGTGGTTATTGGCTTTAGCTTCATTGAGCTTGCAAAATATCCTGGATGTTTTAGACTACTTAAGATACAATTTAATTTTGGAATCTGAATTTTTACATGAGTTATGCTGGCTATGTCATAAAAGTCAGGAAATCCTATCTTCAAATTATTCTTTAGTTGCCATGAAAAGACTGAATGTTGGGCCTTCTAATGGCATCTCCTTTTACtgccatgcatgtgatgcaaaacTTTAGTTGTTAATGGACCAAGGACTTAGTTTTGATAAGCAAAAGAAAAGTGCTCTCTAAATATCAAAACGTCTATTCATAAGCAAGTGAACATATAATATTCAGTTAggcttttctttttaaaattatatctTTTCTGTTTTCCAGATAGTAGGGTGGCATTTATGTTTTTCCATTTGAATTTAATCTTTGATTGTTGGAATGTCTCAAAGCGAGTTGAGTTGTGATGATGAGATTAGAAGTAGTTTGTATACAGTAGGCGCACCTGGGATATTCTTGCCTTTTTTTAGAAGGAGACAAAGCTTTATCAGGTCCTATTCTCTTCCCTCTGAAACAATAAAGAAACAGCTTTTGCTTGTGAAGTTGTTGCTGACAACTGAAGCATTAAATTCTCTTATTTGATCATAATGGACATTTCAGGATAGCTAAGGGAACAATGACTTTGAAATCACAGATTTtcctattaaatttaataaaatactgTATTTCCTGCCCCCAATAGGACTACACATAATAATTTCTTCCAGTTTCAGTGGTGGCTCTGTGATGATTATCTGTGATGATTATCCAAATAGTTTTCTATTACTTTTGTcttataatttatcattttattgTTCATGATCTTGCTGTtgtattttcaattcttattGTCTTGACATGCAATCAATGGATGCACTGAATATGAATTCTTGCCAACCTTGTTTTGTTACTGATATTCTAGGGGCCCATTTATCCGGCTGGGGGCGAACATGCCTGCGAGAGCGGTGTGTGTGCCAAGAATAGAGTTAGACCAGTACGCAGGTGGTGGAGGCATCAATTCAACACCTTCACAGGTTGTTGGTGAGATCTTTGAGGTGGTTCTCTACTTTGGTATCATTGACATTCTCCAAGATTATGATATAAGCAAAAAGCTAGAACATGCATACAAGTCCTTGCAAGTGGATGCCACGTCGATCTCAGCTGTTGATCCAAAGCTATATTCAAAAAGGTTCCGGGATTTCATACACACAATCTTTGTGGAGGACAAGTGAAGGAGACGGAAAGAGTGAATGAAAAACTGGATAATTTAGCACTGCAACTAAAATCTGGGTGAGACCTGCAGGAAGCAGGGTGCTGGATGTGCGAGTTTCCTGGGCTGTGGATGAAATGCTGATGTACCCATGTATTCAGGCTGGTTGATAGCTGAATTTTTTTAGAATC
It contains:
- the LOC110632575 gene encoding phosphatidylinositol 4-phosphate 5-kinase 1 isoform X1 translates to MQETLLGVFQPNSAADKEDKQIELLVPSPCHLVGTRTLSQPSCRRVNPTRGEITAVVSERILPNGDIYTGTLSGSVPHGKGKYLWYDGCMYEGEWKRGKACGNGKFSWPSGATYEGQFKDGRMDGHGTFIGLDGDTYKGQWLSDRKHGFGEKRYANGDVYQGWWRSNLQDGEGKYRWSNGNEYSGQWKHGVIDGKGVLICANGNRYEGLWENGVPKGKGVFTFSNGNNRNEGNFKDARKRSSVDSNVPRICIWELDGEAGDITCDIVDNLEASIMSYDDKDGDSNVNGNGKENHNARAREAGQCQKSPCSSADDDVKKPGQTISKGHKNYDLMLNLQLGIRYSVGKHDSMIRELRQCDFDPKEKYWTRFPPEGSKSTPPHQSVDFKWKDYCPMVFRHLRELFAIDPADYMVAICGNDALREFSSPGKSGSFFYLTQDDRFMIKTVKKSEVKVLIRMLPSYYQHVCQYKNSLVTKFFGVHCVKSVGGQKIRFIVMGNLFCSEYRIHKRFDLKGSSYGRATDKAEGQIDETTTLKDLDLNFIFRLERSWYQELIRQIYRDCEFLEAEGIMDYSLLIGLHFRDEVKMPLKVLYFEKRNMCQDKTSMRGYHLLPDMDWVMEGRGPFIRLGANMPARAVCVPRIELDQYAGGGGINSTPSQVVGEIFEVVLYFGIIDILQDYDISKKLEHAYKSLQVDATSISAVDPKLYSKRFRDFIHTIFVEDK
- the LOC110632575 gene encoding phosphatidylinositol 4-phosphate 5-kinase 1 isoform X2, whose protein sequence is MQETLLGVFQPNSAADKEDKQIELLVPSPCHLVGTRTLSQPSCRRVNPTRGEITAVVSERILPNGDIYTGTLSGSVPHGKGKYLWYDGCMYEGEWKRGKACGNGKFSWPSGATYEGQFKDGRMDGHGTFIGLDGDTYKGQWLSDRKHGFGEKRYANGDVYQGWWRSNLQDGEGKYRWSNGNEYSGQWKHGVIDGKGVLICANGNRYEGLWENGVPKGKGVFTFSNGNNRNEGNFKDARKRSSVDSNVPRICIWELDGEAGDITCDIVDNLEASIMSYDDKDGDSNVNGNGKENHNARAREAGQCQKSPCSSADDDVKKPGQTISKGHKNYDLMLNLQLGIRYSVGKHDSMIRELRQCDFDPKEKYWTRFPPEGSKSTPPHQSVDFKWKDYCPMVFRHLRELFAIDPADYMVAICGNDALREFSSPGKSGSFFYLTQDDRFMIKTVKKSEVKVLIRMLPSYYQHVCQYKNSLVTKFFGVHCVKSVGGQKGSSYGRATDKAEGQIDETTTLKDLDLNFIFRLERSWYQELIRQIYRDCEFLEAEGIMDYSLLIGLHFRDEVKMPLKVLYFEKRNMCQDKTSMRGYHLLPDMDWVMEGRGPFIRLGANMPARAVCVPRIELDQYAGGGGINSTPSQVVGEIFEVVLYFGIIDILQDYDISKKLEHAYKSLQVDATSISAVDPKLYSKRFRDFIHTIFVEDK